In a genomic window of Bacteroidota bacterium:
- the hppD gene encoding 4-hydroxyphenylpyruvate dioxygenase — translation MAPEIRPGTSPVIEKDFLPINGTDYIEFYVGNAKQSSHYYRSAWGFKQVAYAGLETGMRDRSSYVLQQNKIRLVLTTPLHPDHPISEHIRLHGDGVKDLALWVDDAESAYRETTKRGARGVMEPAVFRDEFGEVKKAAIGIYGDTIHTFVERKNYNGVFMPGYRPSGGEEPAGGGAGLEYVDHCVGNVELGAMNKWVDFYIGVMGFKLYQHFDDKDISTEYSALMSKVLSNGNERIKFPINEPAAGRRKSQIEEFLEYYRSPGVQHIAMATQNIIATVELLHSRGVEFLRVPSSYYDELERRVGTIDEPVAELKKLGILVDRDEDGYMLQIFTKPVEDRPTLFFECIQRKGSRSFGKGNFKALFEAIEREQAIRGNL, via the coding sequence ATGGCACCTGAGATCCGGCCCGGGACAAGCCCGGTCATTGAAAAAGATTTCCTCCCGATCAACGGGACCGATTACATCGAGTTCTACGTCGGCAACGCGAAACAGTCCTCGCACTACTACCGCTCTGCGTGGGGATTCAAACAGGTCGCCTATGCCGGCCTCGAAACCGGCATGCGGGACCGGTCCTCCTACGTGCTGCAGCAGAACAAGATCCGCCTCGTGCTCACCACCCCCCTGCATCCGGATCACCCGATCAGCGAGCACATCAGGCTGCACGGCGACGGGGTGAAGGACCTCGCCCTCTGGGTCGACGACGCGGAATCCGCGTACCGGGAGACGACGAAACGTGGCGCGCGCGGCGTCATGGAGCCGGCTGTGTTCCGGGACGAATTCGGAGAGGTAAAAAAAGCGGCGATCGGGATCTACGGCGACACGATCCACACCTTCGTGGAGCGCAAGAATTACAACGGGGTCTTCATGCCGGGGTACCGTCCCAGCGGAGGGGAGGAACCGGCCGGAGGAGGCGCCGGCCTCGAGTATGTCGACCACTGCGTCGGAAACGTCGAACTGGGCGCCATGAACAAATGGGTCGATTTCTACATCGGAGTGATGGGGTTCAAACTCTACCAGCACTTCGACGACAAGGACATCTCGACGGAATATTCTGCGCTCATGTCGAAGGTTCTTTCCAACGGCAACGAACGGATCAAGTTTCCCATCAACGAACCGGCAGCAGGCCGGCGCAAATCTCAAATCGAAGAGTTCCTCGAGTATTACCGGTCCCCGGGCGTGCAGCATATCGCCATGGCGACGCAAAACATCATCGCGACGGTGGAACTGCTCCATTCGCGGGGGGTGGAGTTTTTGCGCGTCCCTTCATCGTACTACGACGAGCTCGAGCGGCGCGTCGGGACGATCGACGAGCCGGTCGCGGAGCTGAAGAAACTGGGAATCCTGGTCGACAGGGACGAGGATGGATACATGCTTCAGATTTTTACCAAGCCCGTCGAAGACCGGCCGACGCTCTTTTTCGAGTGCATCCAGCGGAAGGGGAGCCGGAGCTTCGGCAAGGGAAACTTCAAGGCGCTCTTCGAGGCCATCGAGAGAGAGCAGGCGATCAGGGGAAACCTCTGA
- a CDS encoding fumarylacetoacetate hydrolase family protein: MQFCTFEVRTSLGRQERLGSVIPEGIVDLNSACAWHLAGKGEPQPKRLAAALVPGSMLEFLQGGATAMTFAQATLEHVREAVKAGSLAAGPDGETLLFRPEAVRLMAPLPRPASMRDFYAFEAHVRRGFEKRGEPMPQEWYEMPVYYKGNHQSIIGPGEDVLWPPFTERFDYELELAIIVGKGGRDIAESEARQHIAGFTILNDFSARDIQRREMKVRLGPAKGKDFATSIGPVLVTPDEIGDPYNLKMTARINGEVWSEGNSGSIHYTFEKMIAFASMGEMLHPGDLIGSGTVGGGCGLELDRWVKAGDVIELEIENIGVLRNKVRQG, from the coding sequence GTGCAATTCTGTACATTCGAAGTAAGGACCAGCCTCGGAAGGCAGGAGCGGCTGGGGAGCGTGATCCCGGAGGGTATCGTCGATCTGAATTCCGCCTGCGCCTGGCATCTTGCGGGCAAGGGGGAACCTCAGCCGAAACGCCTCGCCGCCGCGCTCGTTCCCGGCTCGATGCTCGAATTCCTTCAGGGCGGGGCGACCGCGATGACCTTCGCCCAGGCCACCCTCGAGCATGTGCGGGAGGCCGTCAAGGCCGGATCGCTCGCCGCGGGTCCGGACGGAGAGACGCTTCTCTTCCGGCCCGAAGCGGTGCGTCTGATGGCGCCTCTTCCCCGCCCCGCCTCAATGCGCGACTTCTACGCGTTCGAGGCGCATGTCAGGAGGGGGTTCGAAAAGCGCGGGGAGCCGATGCCGCAGGAATGGTACGAGATGCCGGTCTACTACAAGGGGAATCACCAGAGCATCATCGGGCCCGGCGAGGATGTCCTCTGGCCCCCGTTCACCGAACGGTTCGACTACGAGCTGGAACTTGCGATCATCGTCGGCAAGGGAGGCAGGGACATCGCCGAATCGGAAGCGCGCCAGCACATCGCCGGATTTACAATACTAAACGATTTCAGCGCGCGGGACATCCAGCGACGGGAAATGAAGGTCCGACTCGGGCCTGCCAAGGGAAAGGATTTCGCCACGTCGATCGGGCCGGTGCTGGTGACTCCGGACGAAATCGGAGACCCGTATAACCTGAAGATGACCGCCAGGATCAACGGCGAGGTGTGGTCCGAGGGAAACTCCGGAAGCATCCACTACACGTTTGAAAAGATGATCGCCTTCGCATCGATGGGCGAGATGCTCCACCCCGGGGACCTGATCGGCTCCGGCACCGTCGGCGGCGGATGCGGTCTGGAACTCGACCGGTGGGTGAAGGCGGGGGACGTGATCGAACTTGAGATAGAGAACATAGGAGTCTTGCGAAACAAAGTCCGCCAGGGCTGA
- a CDS encoding homogentisate 1,2-dioxygenase yields the protein MFPLQKGKTAKQAHVGLPAGTFEEEHGRQGFYGKSSHLYHAHAPTDWIRIVGDVRPRAIDCNKLAPTDQTDPCGSPVAFLKNHEIAMYVSRRSQPMPFYYRNADGDELHFVHRGKGVIQSDWGPVEFEAGDYISIPRASTYRVLPETSDNFFLIIQSSGEFDPPNKGLLGQHALYDPAVLVTPEPSPILDDNREWEVRIKFQDKFSSIFYPFNPMDVVGWKGDLTVWKLRMTDIRPVVSPRAHLAPSVHTSFVTPGATVCSFVPRPIEEDPDALKVPFFHRNTDSDEFIFYHAGDFISRQDIKPGMVTLHPRGIHHGPHPKALANQGKKKYTDEYAVMVDTVNPIFLTPEGEGAQWNDYWKSWMEK from the coding sequence ATGTTTCCACTACAAAAAGGGAAGACCGCGAAACAGGCCCATGTCGGATTGCCCGCCGGGACGTTCGAGGAGGAGCACGGCAGGCAGGGGTTCTACGGAAAATCGTCGCACCTCTATCACGCGCATGCGCCCACAGACTGGATACGGATCGTGGGAGACGTCCGCCCGCGCGCGATCGACTGCAACAAGCTCGCTCCGACCGACCAGACTGATCCGTGCGGTTCACCGGTCGCGTTCCTGAAGAATCATGAGATCGCCATGTATGTTTCACGGCGGTCGCAGCCGATGCCGTTTTACTACCGGAACGCCGACGGAGACGAGCTCCACTTCGTCCACCGGGGAAAGGGAGTGATCCAGTCCGATTGGGGGCCCGTCGAATTCGAAGCAGGAGACTACATCAGCATTCCGAGGGCGTCCACCTATAGAGTCCTCCCGGAGACGAGCGACAATTTCTTCCTGATTATCCAGTCTTCCGGCGAATTCGATCCTCCGAACAAGGGGCTTCTCGGCCAGCACGCACTGTACGATCCGGCTGTGCTCGTCACCCCCGAGCCTTCCCCGATTCTCGACGACAACCGGGAGTGGGAGGTCAGAATAAAGTTCCAGGATAAATTCTCGTCGATATTTTATCCGTTCAATCCGATGGACGTGGTCGGCTGGAAAGGCGACCTCACGGTCTGGAAACTCCGGATGACGGATATCCGGCCGGTGGTCAGCCCGCGCGCCCACCTCGCGCCCAGCGTCCATACCTCGTTCGTCACTCCCGGCGCCACGGTCTGCAGTTTCGTTCCCCGCCCCATCGAGGAGGATCCGGACGCGCTGAAGGTCCCGTTTTTTCATCGCAACACCGACTCCGACGAGTTCATTTTTTACCACGCCGGCGACTTCATCAGCCGGCAGGACATCAAACCCGGGATGGTGACCCTTCACCCCCGGGGGATCCACCACGGGCCTCATCCGAAAGCCCTGGCCAACCAGGGGAAAAAGAAATATACCGATGAATACGCAGTCATGGTCGATACGGTGAACCCGATTTTCCTCACGCCCGAGGGGGAAGGCGCCCAGTGGAACGACTACTGGAAGAGCTGGATGGAGAAGTAA
- a CDS encoding flavin reductase family protein codes for MIINPAEQDFRDVYKLLIGTIVPRPIAFVSSIDPAGVRNLAPFSFFTAVSANPPVVCFAPMVRSADGTQKDTLRNIEATKEFVVNVVSESIAERMNICSTDFPPGVDEFKESGLTPVASDLVKPARVGESPVSMECALLQIVSVSSKPLGGSLVLGEVLRFHIRDELFNNFRIDPDLLRAVGRMGGPTYTRTADRFDLIRPKAGELKNP; via the coding sequence TTGATCATCAACCCCGCCGAACAGGACTTCCGCGACGTCTACAAGCTGTTGATCGGCACCATCGTGCCCCGCCCGATCGCCTTCGTCTCTTCGATCGACCCGGCCGGCGTCCGCAACCTCGCACCCTTCAGCTTTTTTACCGCCGTCAGCGCCAATCCGCCTGTCGTCTGTTTTGCGCCGATGGTCCGGTCGGCCGACGGGACCCAGAAAGATACTCTCAGGAACATCGAAGCGACGAAGGAATTCGTTGTCAATGTCGTTTCCGAAAGCATCGCCGAGCGGATGAACATCTGTTCGACCGATTTTCCTCCCGGGGTCGATGAGTTCAAGGAATCGGGGCTGACCCCGGTCGCGAGCGATCTCGTGAAGCCGGCCCGGGTGGGAGAGTCTCCCGTCAGCATGGAATGCGCGTTGCTTCAGATCGTCAGCGTGAGCTCGAAGCCGCTCGGAGGAAGCCTCGTCCTCGGCGAGGTCCTCCGGTTCCATATCCGGGACGAACTCTTCAATAATTTTAGGATCGATCCTGACCTGCTCCGCGCCGTCGGACGCATGGGAGGACCCACCTATACGCGAACAGCCGACCGGTTCGACCTCATCAGGCCGAAGGCCGGGGAGCTCAAGAACCCGTGA
- a CDS encoding YCF48-related protein translates to MKIVSLPGAALLLALLFALWRPSAEAQAKKTAAPNSDLVTFYSLAAADARVVIAAGKPGVIARSTDAGATWNLSFHPGGTGGDLYGVEFADSLHGVVVGEKGTILRTSDAGSTWERSTGGTGQNLVGVHFANPSTGWICGFEGTILGTADGGNTWSAQPSGVRSNLWSVSSSDPANCWVVGGSGTVLRSSNGGKSWAAESSGIQQFLYSTAFIDRMTGWAVGGYGAILKTTDGGESWSKQHLKRYLSVFESKAFHYSVHAFDRNSGLLAGTGGTMLVTHDGGETWSQAKTGSDAVLFAVGFANRQTGWAAGTLGTILKTTDGGKTWKRSYGRKSTR, encoded by the coding sequence GTGAAGATCGTCTCCCTTCCGGGGGCGGCCCTCCTCCTTGCGCTCCTTTTTGCGCTCTGGCGGCCTTCCGCGGAGGCCCAGGCGAAAAAAACCGCCGCGCCCAACTCCGATCTCGTCACGTTTTACTCCCTCGCGGCCGCCGATGCGCGCGTCGTTATCGCAGCCGGAAAGCCCGGGGTGATCGCCCGCTCCACCGATGCCGGGGCGACGTGGAACCTGTCGTTTCATCCGGGCGGGACCGGGGGGGATCTTTACGGGGTTGAGTTTGCAGACAGCCTTCACGGAGTGGTCGTGGGCGAGAAGGGAACAATCCTCCGGACCTCCGACGCGGGGAGCACATGGGAACGGAGTACGGGCGGAACCGGGCAAAACCTGGTCGGAGTCCATTTTGCAAACCCCTCCACCGGATGGATCTGCGGTTTCGAGGGAACGATCCTCGGGACCGCCGACGGCGGGAACACCTGGTCGGCGCAGCCGAGCGGTGTGAGGAGCAACCTCTGGTCTGTGTCCTCCTCGGATCCGGCAAATTGCTGGGTGGTCGGCGGAAGCGGAACGGTCCTCAGGAGCTCGAACGGGGGAAAGAGTTGGGCGGCGGAATCAAGCGGCATCCAGCAGTTCCTCTACTCCACGGCGTTTATCGACCGGATGACGGGATGGGCGGTCGGCGGATACGGGGCCATCCTGAAAACGACGGACGGCGGCGAATCGTGGTCCAAACAACATTTGAAACGGTACCTGAGCGTCTTCGAGTCGAAAGCCTTCCATTATTCCGTCCACGCCTTCGACCGCAACTCGGGCCTCCTCGCCGGCACCGGGGGAACGATGCTGGTGACACACGACGGTGGGGAAACCTGGAGCCAGGCGAAAACGGGCAGCGACGCGGTACTCTTCGCGGTGGGGTTTGCAAACAGGCAGACCGGCTGGGCCGCGGGAACGCTGGGAACGATCCTCAAGACCACCGACGGCGGCAAGACGTGGAAGCGATCCTACGGGAGGAAATCGACCCGCTGA
- a CDS encoding response regulator: MKPTQQFEEILEGISGGFFALDSDYRFTYWNRAAEEGTGLNREQVLGKNVFEVFPNARDAELGEKYRVAMEKRAFQSFETSYRDERFEAWYDIRIYPTESGLSVFFQDITQQKQQQQQKEMLMEVSHVINVAPHLDDLCLSAGERIAAFMAIPSKFVCIYRYDQRSSLLHLMAPSLIDVRVDPEVEHQIVHEKTNTIAVQTVLSRKTVVTDELSRSSIAAYFLSETNALKLKTLISIPLMVQNELQGVLEILSPKVDKYVQEELKLLSIISNELAIGMSRKRLMDEITVKNIELENEKKRTDDANETLKRFLATFSHELRAPLNAIVGFSEILTADLNALPPEKVSDFMRNINESGKHLQGLINDILDLSKIEAGKMELHLDAYPVSYFVESVERVMQAALQQKNARLLFEISPEIEQLVVDQTRFKQILVNLVSNAIKYSNKEGVVTVALRRFVNEIEVEVRDQGLGIKPEDLAKLFNAFQQGKNARGSAEGTGLGLVISKRLVELHGGRIWVESEWGKGSTFCFRIPMVLAGEVIESADQLVHAAREQLSALPEGEKPLVLIIEDNQQAAQLIQVYLQEAGYRTEFARDGAEGLEKAKRLKPNIITLDMIMPIKDGWQVLKELKRHPICKNIPIVIISITDEKKLGFSMGAVDYFVKPVNREELLKVMQKIPIRVNNHKQHPKVLIIDDDRNAADLIHVILEAEGYEVIKSMNGKEGVRIASAEAPDLIILDLIMPDISGFNVAYQLKQQVSTRKTPIIILTSMEVDDETKSQMQGFISTIMSKSRFTKKDLLREISSIEKMRT, encoded by the coding sequence ATGAAGCCAACTCAGCAATTTGAAGAAATCCTCGAAGGTATCTCCGGGGGTTTTTTCGCACTCGACAGTGACTACCGGTTCACCTATTGGAATAGGGCTGCCGAGGAAGGGACGGGATTGAACCGGGAGCAGGTTCTCGGAAAAAACGTGTTCGAAGTCTTCCCGAATGCGCGCGATGCCGAACTGGGTGAGAAGTACCGGGTCGCCATGGAAAAAAGGGCATTCCAGAGCTTCGAAACATCCTACCGCGACGAGCGGTTCGAGGCATGGTACGATATCCGCATTTACCCCACCGAAAGCGGACTTTCGGTTTTTTTCCAGGACATCACTCAGCAGAAGCAGCAGCAGCAGCAAAAAGAGATGCTGATGGAGGTCTCCCATGTCATCAACGTTGCTCCTCACCTCGATGATTTGTGCCTGAGCGCCGGAGAGCGGATCGCGGCGTTCATGGCGATCCCGAGCAAGTTCGTCTGCATCTACCGGTATGACCAGCGTTCTTCGCTCCTGCACCTGATGGCGCCGTCGCTGATCGATGTCAGGGTGGACCCCGAAGTCGAACACCAGATCGTTCACGAGAAAACGAACACCATCGCCGTCCAGACTGTCCTGAGCCGGAAGACCGTCGTCACCGATGAACTTTCACGGAGCTCGATCGCCGCCTATTTTCTGAGCGAGACGAACGCCCTCAAATTGAAGACGCTTATCTCCATACCTCTCATGGTGCAGAACGAGCTGCAGGGAGTGCTCGAAATCCTCTCCCCGAAGGTCGATAAGTATGTCCAGGAGGAGCTGAAGCTCCTTTCGATCATCTCGAACGAACTCGCCATCGGCATGAGCCGGAAGCGGCTGATGGACGAGATCACCGTAAAAAATATCGAGCTCGAGAACGAGAAGAAGCGCACGGACGATGCGAACGAGACCCTGAAACGGTTTTTGGCGACCTTCAGCCATGAGCTGCGCGCCCCCCTGAATGCGATCGTCGGGTTTTCGGAAATCCTCACCGCCGATCTGAACGCGCTCCCTCCCGAAAAGGTGAGCGATTTCATGAGGAATATCAACGAGAGCGGGAAGCATCTGCAGGGGCTGATCAACGACATCCTCGACCTCTCGAAGATCGAGGCGGGGAAGATGGAACTTCACCTCGACGCCTATCCGGTTTCATATTTCGTCGAAAGCGTGGAGCGCGTCATGCAAGCCGCCCTGCAACAGAAGAACGCCAGGCTTCTCTTCGAGATCTCCCCCGAGATCGAGCAACTCGTCGTGGACCAGACGCGGTTCAAGCAAATTCTCGTGAACCTCGTTTCCAACGCGATCAAGTACAGCAACAAGGAAGGCGTCGTTACCGTCGCTCTCCGGCGCTTCGTGAATGAGATCGAAGTGGAGGTCCGGGATCAGGGCCTCGGCATCAAGCCGGAGGACCTCGCGAAGCTCTTCAACGCGTTCCAGCAGGGGAAGAACGCCCGCGGATCGGCGGAAGGGACCGGTCTCGGCCTCGTGATTTCAAAACGGCTGGTGGAATTGCATGGCGGGCGAATCTGGGTCGAGAGCGAATGGGGGAAGGGGAGCACGTTCTGCTTCCGCATACCGATGGTGCTGGCCGGCGAGGTGATCGAATCGGCGGATCAGCTGGTCCATGCGGCCCGGGAGCAGCTTTCCGCGCTTCCCGAAGGCGAAAAGCCTCTCGTGCTGATTATAGAAGACAACCAGCAGGCGGCGCAACTGATCCAGGTCTACCTCCAGGAAGCGGGCTACCGCACGGAATTCGCCCGGGACGGCGCGGAGGGTCTGGAAAAGGCAAAACGGCTGAAGCCGAATATCATCACGCTCGACATGATCATGCCGATCAAGGACGGCTGGCAGGTGTTGAAAGAGCTCAAGCGGCACCCGATCTGCAAGAACATTCCGATCGTCATTATTTCCATCACGGACGAAAAAAAGCTCGGGTTCAGCATGGGGGCGGTGGATTATTTTGTCAAGCCGGTGAACCGCGAAGAGCTGCTCAAGGTGATGCAGAAAATCCCGATCAGGGTGAACAACCACAAACAGCATCCGAAGGTTCTCATTATCGACGACGACCGCAACGCGGCCGATCTGATCCACGTCATCCTCGAAGCGGAAGGCTACGAAGTGATCAAGTCGATGAACGGGAAGGAGGGGGTGCGTATCGCCTCCGCCGAGGCGCCGGATCTCATCATCCTCGATCTGATCATGCCCGACATCTCCGGGTTCAATGTGGCGTATCAGCTCAAGCAGCAGGTGAGCACGAGGAAGACACCGATCATCATTCTGACCTCGATGGAGGTCGATGACGAGACGAAGTCGCAGATGCAGGGGTTTATCTCCACCATCATGAGTAAATCCCGGTTTACCAAAAAAGATCTGCTCCGCGAGATCAGTTCCATCGAAAAGATGCGTACCTGA
- a CDS encoding UvrD-helicase domain-containing protein yields the protein MLTEHQKKALGYTSHLSVTANAGAGKTTVLVRRFIEILLETGEPISRLVAITFTENAAGQLRRRIAEVIDARIKGEATPGRMQILERAREELSSANIGTIHSFCAQLLREYPVEAGVDAAFSVIEGVDREILLHDVLRETLESFLTKEEGGRGAEEFEETVRLLGRKRIFRYLEAWLGKREVIDRMVRPGGCLSEDHSDEEVLARHRTSVEAAVRDSLEDPSWREALGRLLFSSPGKKVGEAAARLSRWGTLHSMEERVAWYRELSPLLFTSTGSLRKAVVEPVEGSPQSEKDIALLARHREGLAALLDAVSDPAAADGEAVLLRCVRVLLRVYRRTLESYSRRKDEFGQVDFDDLQIRVRDLLQREEIRKQVAAKFRFIMIDEYQDTDQLQFDIIRLLISDFKSGNLFIVGDPKQSIFSFRNAEVRIFDETRLAIEAASGGGEGASSISLAESFRLLIGPLDFINRVFFRPSEGTRSPFEPGGEELVRGRPNSAEGRVELLLVPAEPESEESASSLAIECGMVAQRIAELAASGYPVFDPRSETPRPLQFHDVAVLLRGRTHLAELERALIGQKIPYVLSGGIGFYQTQEILDFLSFFKFLLNREDDVALAALLRSPFFSISDASLYEISRERPPTLWAKARRYAAGRKDTGLLRAIGILSRVLELANRLPIPFLVQHIMLQTGWHGIVSGLPFGGQHVANVQKLLRIARDFEGKGFHSLFDFVERLKILTEREPREGQAVPELDENCVQVMTVHGSKGLEFPVAFLPFLDQKFRYDTPPYMDASAGIAFAAPHPSKPGETIRTPFLEVLKRASDSNREAEEKRIFYVACTRARDLLVLSGRVPEASRQRSSLRWVLDAVGMGGEPLRSGDLILPEAPVRIIDWDDRGGKAGSIMHPLRVSVATPDRLPEEMRLATVAGKPNPAPSELWPELLIEPVTGRARGEFFSATQIRIFLECPTKYFLRYVLGLPEVNTLPRHPDIDQDLDETGDGELEGSLTHRILKDLSTPVAEREVEESARAVIYAGNMPEEVDREARVAAIVGNVMNFVRSPFGTEVLKSPESRTELPVSAVFEDDYLTGTIDRLYRTAAGKWNLLDYKTERVSGGEIRERAELYKPQLALYAWLIHRVYGEAEVRGTVVFLRHPDSPVHFTFGEAELTSFEEVLRGCINRIKAGNFERRIELCRSCTYYEGGKCLIPEHTSIR from the coding sequence GTGCTCACAGAACATCAGAAAAAAGCGCTCGGGTACACCTCGCATTTGTCGGTGACGGCGAATGCGGGTGCCGGGAAGACGACCGTTCTGGTCCGCCGGTTCATTGAAATCCTGCTGGAGACGGGGGAGCCGATCAGCAGGCTGGTTGCGATCACCTTCACAGAAAACGCCGCCGGCCAGCTGCGAAGGAGGATCGCCGAGGTCATCGATGCGCGGATCAAGGGGGAAGCCACGCCCGGGCGGATGCAAATCCTCGAGCGCGCACGGGAGGAGCTCTCGTCGGCGAATATCGGGACCATCCACTCGTTCTGCGCGCAACTGTTGAGGGAATATCCGGTGGAGGCCGGAGTGGACGCGGCATTCAGCGTGATCGAGGGAGTCGACCGGGAAATCCTCCTGCACGATGTCCTTCGGGAGACGCTGGAATCGTTTCTCACGAAGGAGGAGGGGGGCCGGGGGGCGGAAGAATTCGAGGAAACGGTCCGGCTCCTTGGCCGGAAACGGATCTTCCGCTACCTCGAGGCTTGGCTGGGGAAGAGGGAGGTGATCGACCGGATGGTCCGTCCCGGGGGGTGCCTTTCGGAAGACCATTCCGACGAGGAGGTGCTCGCCCGTCACCGGACGTCGGTCGAAGCCGCCGTGCGGGATTCGCTGGAAGACCCTTCCTGGCGGGAGGCGCTCGGGAGATTGCTCTTCTCCTCTCCCGGCAAGAAGGTGGGTGAGGCCGCCGCCAGACTCTCCCGCTGGGGAACGCTCCATTCGATGGAGGAACGAGTCGCGTGGTACCGCGAACTTTCCCCGCTCCTCTTCACGAGCACCGGCTCGCTTCGGAAGGCGGTGGTCGAACCGGTGGAGGGTTCTCCGCAATCGGAGAAAGATATCGCCTTACTCGCCCGGCATCGGGAGGGGCTGGCGGCTCTTCTCGATGCCGTGTCGGACCCCGCGGCGGCGGATGGAGAGGCGGTCCTGTTACGGTGCGTCCGGGTGCTGTTGAGGGTCTATCGCCGGACGCTCGAATCCTACTCGAGGAGAAAAGACGAATTCGGACAAGTCGATTTCGACGATCTGCAGATCAGGGTGCGCGATCTTCTGCAGCGGGAGGAGATCCGGAAGCAGGTCGCGGCGAAATTCCGGTTCATCATGATCGACGAATACCAGGATACCGACCAGCTCCAGTTTGACATCATCAGGCTGCTGATCTCCGATTTCAAATCGGGAAACCTTTTCATCGTCGGAGACCCGAAGCAATCGATCTTCAGCTTCCGGAACGCGGAAGTAAGGATATTCGATGAAACCCGGCTCGCGATCGAGGCGGCTTCGGGCGGGGGAGAGGGGGCAAGCAGCATCTCCCTGGCGGAGAGTTTCCGGTTGCTGATCGGCCCGCTCGATTTCATCAACCGGGTCTTCTTCCGTCCCTCGGAAGGAACGCGCTCCCCCTTCGAGCCGGGGGGGGAGGAATTGGTCCGTGGGCGTCCGAACTCCGCCGAGGGGAGAGTCGAGCTGCTTCTCGTGCCGGCGGAGCCGGAGAGCGAAGAAAGCGCGTCTTCCCTCGCCATCGAGTGCGGGATGGTGGCGCAGCGGATCGCGGAGCTGGCCGCCTCGGGTTACCCGGTCTTCGATCCCCGGAGCGAAACCCCGAGGCCGTTGCAGTTTCACGACGTGGCCGTTCTGCTCCGGGGCCGCACGCACCTTGCCGAGCTCGAACGCGCTCTCATCGGGCAGAAGATTCCCTATGTTCTCTCGGGAGGGATCGGGTTCTATCAGACGCAGGAGATTCTCGACTTTCTCTCCTTTTTCAAGTTTTTATTGAACCGGGAGGACGACGTCGCCCTCGCGGCCCTTCTCCGGTCTCCCTTTTTCTCGATCTCCGACGCCTCTTTGTACGAGATTTCGCGTGAGCGGCCTCCGACTCTCTGGGCCAAGGCGAGGCGGTATGCGGCAGGGAGAAAGGACACCGGGTTGCTCCGGGCGATCGGCATTCTCTCCCGGGTTCTGGAGCTCGCCAACAGGCTCCCGATACCCTTTCTTGTCCAACACATCATGCTCCAGACCGGCTGGCACGGAATCGTTTCCGGACTCCCTTTCGGGGGCCAGCATGTCGCCAATGTTCAAAAGCTCCTTCGGATCGCGCGGGATTTCGAGGGGAAGGGATTCCATTCGCTCTTCGATTTTGTCGAACGGCTGAAAATTCTCACCGAGCGCGAGCCACGGGAGGGGCAGGCCGTCCCGGAACTCGACGAGAATTGCGTTCAGGTGATGACCGTCCACGGCTCAAAAGGGCTGGAATTTCCCGTCGCCTTCCTTCCATTCCTTGACCAGAAATTCCGGTACGACACTCCTCCCTACATGGATGCTTCCGCGGGGATAGCGTTCGCAGCCCCCCATCCGTCGAAGCCGGGAGAGACGATCCGGACCCCCTTTCTCGAGGTGTTGAAGCGCGCGAGCGATTCAAATCGCGAGGCGGAGGAGAAAAGGATCTTCTACGTGGCCTGCACCCGGGCCCGGGACCTTCTCGTCCTTTCCGGGCGGGTACCGGAGGCCTCACGGCAGCGATCATCCCTCCGGTGGGTCCTGGATGCCGTGGGGATGGGCGGCGAGCCGCTCCGGAGCGGAGATCTCATCCTGCCCGAAGCTCCGGTCAGGATCATCGACTGGGATGACCGCGGCGGAAAGGCGGGGAGCATCATGCATCCGTTGCGCGTATCGGTGGCCACCCCCGATCGGCTCCCGGAGGAGATGAGACTGGCGACTGTTGCCGGGAAGCCGAATCCCGCGCCTTCCGAATTGTGGCCCGAATTGCTGATAGAGCCGGTCACGGGGCGGGCACGCGGCGAGTTTTTCTCCGCCACTCAGATCAGGATCTTTCTCGAGTGTCCCACCAAGTACTTCCTCAGATATGTTCTCGGCCTTCCGGAAGTGAACACCCTCCCCCGGCACCCGGACATCGATCAGGATCTGGATGAAACGGGCGACGGGGAACTCGAAGGGTCTCTCACACACCGAATACTGAAAGACCTCTCCACGCCGGTCGCGGAGAGGGAGGTCGAAGAGAGCGCACGTGCGGTAATCTATGCCGGCAACATGCCGGAAGAAGTGGACCGGGAGGCGAGAGTCGCCGCAATTGTCGGAAACGTGATGAATTTTGTCCGTTCACCCTTCGGGACGGAGGTCCTCAAGTCTCCCGAGTCGAGGACCGAGCTCCCTGTCAGCGCCGTGTTCGAGGACGATTATTTGACCGGCACGATCGATCGACTTTACAGGACCGCGGCGGGAAAATGGAATCTTCTCGACTACAAGACAGAGAGGGTTTCCGGCGGGGAGATACGCGAGCGTGCGGAATTGTACAAGCCGCAGCTGGCCCTTTATGCGTGGTTGATTCACCGTGTCTACGGCGAAGCGGAGGTTCGGGGAACAGTCGTTTTCCTGCGGCATCCCGATTCGCCCGTTCACTTCACCTTTGGAGAAGCCGAACTGACCAGTTTTGAAGAGGTACTCCGGGGCTGCATCAACCGCATCAAAGCAGGAAACTTCGAAAGGAGAATCGAGCTTTGCCGGAGTTGCACGTACTATGAGGGGGGAAAATGTCTTATCCCGGAGCACACTTCGATTCGATAG